From Candoia aspera isolate rCanAsp1 chromosome 4, rCanAsp1.hap2, whole genome shotgun sequence, a single genomic window includes:
- the LOC134497781 gene encoding uncharacterized protein LOC134497781 gives MMRVYVALVAFFSSISSSHPAHYTSSGGTCLNDCGYHGYTYTWCKLNDDKWDYCSLKEGLDASGKKCDTPCNLWGGSYRYCHFKTGGWNYCSLLQQSSSFESSLENLCVKSCRVSGAQFQCETAHGLERCSPFQDVTPTGLPCHSNYQCAKYGWSAYRCHTGKREDEWDVCRPQGKDGCIWVVSDTNSARTEICTLVHSQNKCKLIFRRERQTETFPPTKEQFKDAVHFIDQITSITNLPDSGTLSEVHFYKEQSILCNGVNYTNVELWPDNSMNKPIAHVIFPEILSEVEVLRLAFYTSLHSTFYSPAYTIVVSLDEPMLCSIDHQ, from the coding sequence ATGATGAGAGTTTATGTAGCTCTGGTTGCATTCTTTTCCtccatctcttcctcccatcctgCTCATTACACAAGCTCGGGAGGAACGTGTCTAAATGATTGTGGGTATCATGGTTATACGTACACCTGGTGCAAGCTAAACGATGACAAATGGGATTATTGTTCCTTAAAAGAAGGCCTGGATGCTTCTGGTAAGAAATGTGATACACCTTGTAATCTCTGGGGAGGCTCCTATCGCTACTGTCACTTCAAAACTGGAGGATGGAATTACTGCAGCTTGCTACAGCAGTCGAGTTCCTTTGAATCTTCACTGGAAAACCTGTGTGTGAAAAGTTGCCGAGTATCTGGAGCACAGTTCCAGTGTGAGACTGCCCATGGTCTTGAACGCTGCTCTCCATTCCAAGATGTGACTCCCACAGGCTTGCCCTGCCACAGTAACTATCAATGTGCCAAATATGGTTGGTCAGCCTATCGCTGTCATACAGGCAAGAGAGAAGATGAATGGGATGTCTGTAGACCTCAGGGCAAGGATGGGTGCATATGGGTTGTTTCTGACACAAATTCTGCTCGGACAGAGATTTGTACACTTGTTCATTCCCAAAACAAATGTAAGCTCATTTTCCGCAGAGAAAGACAAACTGAAACATTCCCCCCTACAAAAGAGCAATTCAAAGATGCTGTTCATTTTATTGATCAGATCACTTCCATCACAAATCTCCCTGATTCTGGCACTCTGTCAGAAGTGCATTTCTACAAGGAACAAAGTATCTTGTGTAATGGCGTCAATTATACCAATGTGGAACTGTGGCCTGACAACTCCATGAATAAGCCTATTGCACATGTTATCTTTCCAGAGATCCTGAGTGAGGTTGAGGTGTTGCGTTTAGCATTTTACACCAGCCTCCATAGTACCTTTTATTCACCTGCCTATACCATTGTTGTATCACTCGATGAACCAATGTTATGTTCCATTGACCACCAGTAA